A region of Mustela lutreola isolate mMusLut2 chromosome 17, mMusLut2.pri, whole genome shotgun sequence DNA encodes the following proteins:
- the TRIM56 gene encoding E3 ubiquitin-protein ligase TRIM56, which produces MVSQGSSPSLLEALSSDFLACKICLEQLRAPKTLPCLHTYCQDCLAQLADGGHLRCPECRETVPVPPAGVAAFKTNFFVNGLLDLVRARAGGDLRAGKPACALCPLMGGAGTGGPATARCLDCADDLCQACADGHRCTRQTHTHRVVDLVGYRAGWYDEEARERQAAQCPQHPGEALRFLCQPCSQLLCRECRLDPHLDHPCLPLAEAVRARKPGLEELLAGVDNNLSELESARMVEKEALARLREQAARVGTQVEEVAEGVLRALLAQKQEVLGQLRAHVEAAEEAARERLGELEGREQVARAAAAFARRVLSLGREAEILSLEGAIAQRLRQLQGCPWMPAPAPGLLPRLELHPGLLDKNCHLLRLCFEEQQPQKDSGKDEAGGQGGDEAQSQTEGGAKSERQGGIQPQSRDGANTPKENRAQTPQEEGAQTPKEERAKTPQEDGAHTPNEGRAQTPLEDEGAQTPRGSRSNKKRKFKGRLKSISREPSPAPGLNLEGSGLLPRPIFSCSFPTRMPGDKRSPRITGLCPFGPREILVADEQNRALKRFSLSGDYRGAVPVPEGCSPCSVAALQGAVAFSAGARLYLISPDGEVQWRRALSLSQASHAVAAMPSGDRVAVSVSGHVEVYNMEGSLATRFIPGGKANRGLRALVFLTTSPQGNFVGSDWQQNSVLVCDGLGQVIGEYRGPGLHGCQPGSVSVDKKGYIFLTLREVNKVVILDPKGSLLGDFLTAYHGLEKPRVTTMVDGRHLVVSLSNGTIHVFRVRPPDS; this is translated from the coding sequence ATGGTTTCCCAGGGATCCTCACCCTCCCTCCTGGAAGCCCTGAGCAGCGATTTCCTAGCCTGTAAAATATGCCTGGAGCAGCTGCGCGCTCCCAAGACATTGCCCTGCCTGCACACCTACTGCCAGGACTGCCTGGCCCAGCTGGCCGATGGCGGCCACCTGCGCTGCCCTGAGTGCCGCGAGACCGTGCCCGTGCCGCCTGCGGGTGTGGCCGCCTTCAAGACCAACTTCTTCGTCAACGGGCTCTTGGATCTGGTGAGGGCCCGAGCTGGCGGAGACCTGCGCGCGGGGAAGCCTGCCTGTGCGCTGTGTCCCCTGATGGGGGGGGCTGGCACCGGGGGGCCGGCCACGGCCCGGTGCTTGGACTGTGCGGACGACCTATGCCAGGCGTGTGCCGACGGCCACCGTTGCACCCGGCAGACCCACACCCACCGGGTAGTGGACCTGGTGGGCTACAGGGCAGGCTGGTATGACGAGGAGGCCCGGGAGCGCCAGGCGGCCCAGTGCCCCCAGCATCCTGGGGAAGCCCTGCGCTTCCTGTGCCAGCCCTGCTCCCAGCTGCTGTGCCGCGAGTGCCGCCTGGACCCCCACCTGGaccacccctgcctccccctggCCGAGGCCGTGCGCGCCCGGAAgcccggcctggaggagctgctGGCGGGTGTGGACAACAACCTGTCGGAGCTCGAATCCGCCCGGATGGTGGAAAAGGAAGCCTTGGCCCGGCTGCGGGAGCAGGCCGCGAGGGTGGGGACCCAGGTGGAGGAGGTGGCCGAGGGGGTGCTCCGGGCCCTCCTGGCCCAGAAGCAAGAGGTGCTGGGGCAGCTACGCGCCCACGTGGAGGCTGCGGAGGAGGCCGCTCGGGAGAGACTGGGGGAGCTGGAGGGCCGGGAGCAGGTGGCCAGGGCCGCGGCCGCCTTCGCCCGGCGGGTCCTCAGCCTGGGCCGCGAGGCTGAGATCCTCTCGCTGGAAGGGGCGATTGCCCAGAGGCTCCGGCAGCTGCAGGGCTGCCCCTGGATGCCTGCGCCGGCCCCCGGCCTGCTGCCCCGGCTGGAGCTCCATCCTGGGCTCCTGGACAAGAATTGCCACCTGCTACGGCTCTGCTTTGAGGAGCAGCAGCCCCAGAAGGACAGTGGGAAAGACGAAGCTGGAGGCCAAGGAGGGGATGAAGCTCAGAGCCAGACAGAGGGGGGAGCCAAGTCGGAGAGACAAGGTGGAATCCAGCCCCAGAGCAGGGATGGTGCTAACACCCCAAAGGAGAACAGAGCCCAGACGCCCCAGGAAGAGGGAGCCCAGACCCCAAAGGAGGAGAGAGCCAAGACGCCCCAGGAAGATGGAGCCCACACCCCAAACGAGGGCAGAGCCCAGACACCCCTAGAAGATGAAGGAGCCCAGACCCCAAGGGGCAGCAGATCCAACAAGAAGAGGAAGTTCAAAGGCAGGCTCAAGTCCATTTCCCGGGAGCCCAGCCCAGCACCTGGGCTAAACCTGGAGGGCTCCGGCCTCCTCCCCAGGCCCATTTTTTCCTGCAGCTTCCCCACACGCATGCCTGGAGACAAGCGGTCTCCTCGGATCACAGGGCTCTGTCCCTTCGGCCCCCGGGAGATCCTGGTGGCCGATGAGCAGAACAGGGCACTGAAGCGCTTCTCCCTCAGTGGTGACTACAGGGGCGCGGTGCCCGTCCCTGAGGGCTGCTCCCCGTGCAGCGTGGCCGCCCTGCAGGGGGCAGTGGCCTTCTCGGCCGGCGCGCGGCTCTACCTCATCAGCCCCGACGGCGAGGTGCAGTGGCGCCGGGCCTTGAGCCTCTCCCAGGCCAGCCATGCCGTGGCCGCGATGCCGAGCGGGGACCGGGTGGCCGTCAGCGTGTCGGGCCACGTGGAGGTGTACAACATGGAAGGCAGCCTGGCCACCCGGTTTATCCCGGGGGGCAAGGCCAACAGAGGCCTGCGGGCTCTGGTGTTCCTGACCACCAGCCCCCAGGGCAATTTTGTGGGGTCCGACTGGCAGCAGAACAGCGTGTTGGTCTGTGACGGGCTGGGTCAGGTGATCGGGGAGTACCGGGGGCCAGGCCTGCACGGCTGCCAGCCAGGCTCTGTGTCTGTGGATAAGAAGGGCTACATCTTTCTGACCCTTCGCGAGGTCAACAAAGTGGTGATCCTGGATCCGAAGGGGTCACTGCTCGGTGACTTCCTGACGGCCTATCACGGCCTGGAAAAGCCCAGGGTGACCACCATGGTGGATGGCAGGCACCTGGTTGTGTCCCTCAGTAATGGGACCATCCACGTCTTTCGGGTCCGCCCTCCTGATAGTTAA